Proteins from a single region of Methanoculleus taiwanensis:
- a CDS encoding endonuclease dU, protein MHIAKKGLRVLGIAESFSGRERSTLAGIVMRKDLRIDGAAFANATVGGMDATEAVLRIVRLLDRRDINLIMIGGSVIAWFNIIDPAAITEETGLPVIVVTYESSEGIEEDILHHFPDDPARLAAYRRLGERTAVRLRTGHTIYIRPHGIALADAARLCDDVTLDGRVPEPLRAARLVARGMMRSGICE, encoded by the coding sequence ATGCATATTGCCAAAAAGGGTCTGCGGGTACTCGGGATTGCCGAGAGTTTCTCCGGGCGGGAACGCTCGACCCTCGCGGGCATCGTGATGCGCAAGGATCTCCGGATCGACGGGGCAGCGTTCGCCAACGCCACCGTCGGCGGCATGGACGCGACCGAAGCCGTCCTCCGGATCGTCCGTCTCCTCGACCGGCGGGACATCAACCTCATCATGATCGGCGGCAGCGTGATCGCCTGGTTCAATATCATCGATCCGGCGGCGATCACGGAGGAGACGGGGCTCCCCGTGATCGTCGTCACCTACGAGTCCTCGGAGGGCATCGAAGAGGATATCCTGCACCATTTTCCGGACGACCCTGCACGGCTTGCCGCGTACCGGAGGCTCGGAGAGCGGACGGCGGTTCGGCTCCGCACGGGCCACACCATCTACATCCGGCCGCACGGTATCGCCCTCGCCGACGCCGCACGGCTCTGCGACGACGTTACGCTCGACGGCAGGGTTCCCGAACCCCTCAGGGCGGCACGGCTCGTCGCACGGGGCATGATGCGGTCGGGTATCTGTGAATAA
- a CDS encoding archease produces MTFEELEHTADVLVRVRAASINELFADAARALFSVMYGPCRDAGIVQRLTVEAGDPESLLHDFLSELLFIADVENVVLCRFELDVGEGSLSAVMHGEPFDPAKHAGGTIIKGISYSGLRIVKDDETYGVDVLFDV; encoded by the coding sequence ATGACCTTCGAGGAACTTGAGCATACCGCGGACGTCCTCGTGCGCGTGCGGGCCGCGAGCATAAACGAACTCTTTGCAGATGCAGCACGTGCCCTCTTCTCCGTCATGTACGGACCCTGCCGGGACGCCGGTATCGTGCAGAGGCTCACGGTTGAAGCAGGAGATCCGGAATCCCTGCTCCACGATTTTCTCTCCGAACTGCTCTTCATCGCCGACGTCGAGAATGTCGTCCTCTGCAGGTTCGAGCTCGACGTCGGCGAAGGCAGCCTCTCGGCAGTGATGCACGGAGAGCCGTTCGACCCGGCGAAACACGCCGGTGGGACGATCATCAAAGGAATCTCCTATTCGGGGCTGCGAATTGTTAAAGACGATGAGACCTATGGAGTGGACGTACTCTTCGATGTATGA
- a CDS encoding DUF2551 domain-containing protein, protein MRSPAELKKEIESRLHGYLSRDRDGIRHELLNLFVKVKSLTIPQIHEKLQEHFSISYHSVASMVGIIASRIGILHVKRNAEGTNTLYEIKDQYLEVVTQILRTA, encoded by the coding sequence ATGAGATCGCCCGCTGAGCTCAAAAAAGAGATTGAGTCTCGACTCCATGGTTATCTCTCGCGGGACAGGGATGGTATCAGGCACGAACTGCTGAACCTCTTCGTGAAGGTGAAGTCACTGACCATCCCGCAGATTCATGAGAAATTGCAGGAGCATTTCAGCATCAGCTATCATTCCGTCGCCTCCATGGTAGGCATCATCGCATCCAGAATAGGGATTCTGCATGTGAAACGAAACGCCGAGGGGACAAATACACTCTACGAGATAAAAGATCAGTATCTGGAGGTCGTGACCCAGATACTGAGAACGGCCTAG
- a CDS encoding protein translocase subunit SecF, giving the protein MAFVNYDINRYTPKQMVILPLALLLIAMAVLGVSTLMTGMPVQAGIDFAGGTAVTIFTADSRETIESYFSAYPLLSIDESVNNGKYIKFGPMSDDEFRAFTEDVVERYPDAGIDQIGETFGKTLQQQSLIALLFSFVGMSIVVFIAFRSAVPSLAVVLSAFSDIVIAAATMQVLGIPLSLGTTAALLMLIGYSVDSDILLTSRVLKRKGKLDEKLGGAFRTGFIMTTTTLSALVAMWVVATIGQIQIISAIAGVLIIGLLIDLMNTWLLNAGIIKWYVQRSGTR; this is encoded by the coding sequence ATGGCATTTGTCAATTATGACATCAATAGATACACGCCGAAGCAGATGGTGATTCTGCCTCTGGCTCTCCTCCTCATTGCCATGGCGGTGCTCGGTGTCAGCACGCTCATGACCGGGATGCCCGTGCAGGCGGGCATCGACTTCGCGGGAGGAACCGCCGTCACCATCTTTACAGCCGATAGCAGGGAGACGATAGAGTCGTACTTCTCTGCATATCCGCTGCTCTCAATCGACGAGAGTGTCAACAACGGCAAATACATCAAGTTCGGGCCGATGAGCGACGATGAATTCCGCGCCTTTACCGAAGACGTCGTCGAGCGATACCCCGATGCCGGGATCGACCAGATCGGTGAGACCTTCGGAAAGACGCTCCAGCAGCAGTCGCTGATAGCCCTGCTCTTCTCATTCGTCGGGATGTCGATCGTCGTATTCATCGCGTTCCGGAGCGCCGTCCCGTCACTTGCCGTCGTCCTCTCGGCGTTCTCGGATATCGTCATCGCCGCCGCGACCATGCAGGTGCTCGGTATTCCCCTCTCGCTCGGGACGACCGCCGCTCTCCTGATGCTGATCGGCTACTCCGTGGACAGTGATATCCTGCTGACCTCGCGGGTGCTGAAGCGGAAAGGGAAACTCGATGAGAAACTCGGCGGTGCGTTTCGGACCGGGTTCATCATGACGACGACGACCCTCTCGGCACTCGTCGCGATGTGGGTGGTCGCGACTATCGGACAGATCCAGATCATCAGCGCGATCGCCGGTGTCCTGATCATCGGCCTCCTCATCGATCTCATGAATACGTGGCTTCTGAATGCCGGAATAATCAAGTGGTACGTTCAAAGGAGTGGGACGCGATGA
- a CDS encoding DUF2111 domain-containing protein yields MAVDQYVISAVSTARDLVPVMQCIHELLGRLPVTARSRDHPGIRIEDGEIIDEHYSGPILEDVLRNNAIRKVIPPTGPYRGVPVTVAPVRDGSGDAIAVIGIVDVTGVFDIADLMEQYTTIRKQVCGADPCPLPTESTAAKR; encoded by the coding sequence ATGGCCGTGGATCAGTATGTTATCTCTGCTGTGTCAACTGCACGCGATCTCGTGCCGGTTATGCAGTGTATCCATGAACTGCTCGGTCGCCTGCCGGTTACGGCGCGATCACGGGATCATCCGGGCATCCGTATCGAGGACGGCGAGATCATCGACGAACACTATTCAGGGCCAATTCTGGAGGATGTCCTCCGCAATAATGCCATCAGAAAGGTGATACCGCCGACAGGCCCGTACCGGGGCGTTCCCGTCACCGTCGCACCGGTGCGTGACGGAAGCGGAGATGCAATTGCGGTTATCGGCATCGTCGACGTCACGGGGGTCTTCGACATCGCCGATCTCATGGAGCAGTATACCACGATCAGGAAACAGGTCTGCGGAGCAGATCCGTGTCCACTCCCGACAGAGTCAACCGCAGCGAAAAGGTAG
- a CDS encoding fibronectin type III domain-containing protein: MTIRNSDNRFQHLCAALLSAGLLLAAMTAPAAAAAISPGIAVPLLPEDAAGGDAAVQTGLRSLPREDTDEYSEPDETSITEPPFPPETPVPPSGAADVPADITLQWSAEETGQYPVRYMISLGRGSLPEEPVARDLEETEYDPQNLTPGVTYAWQVTATDGDMYAIPGEVWTFTVRGGDSPGPDAIIEPPQQPDAPFPANGATGVPVDTELAWHGGNFGQYPLLYTVTIGKAPTPGEEVVTEAPPAAYRPETLEAGTTYFWQVTATDGDMYYISGEVWTFTTAASDRA; this comes from the coding sequence GTGACAATCAGAAACAGCGACAACCGGTTCCAGCACCTCTGTGCCGCCCTGCTCTCTGCAGGACTCCTGCTCGCCGCCATGACCGCACCCGCCGCCGCAGCAGCGATTTCACCCGGGATCGCCGTCCCGCTCCTCCCGGAGGATGCGGCCGGAGGTGATGCGGCGGTGCAGACTGGGCTTCGCAGCCTTCCACGCGAGGATACCGACGAATACTCCGAACCGGACGAGACCTCTATCACCGAACCACCCTTCCCGCCCGAGACACCAGTGCCGCCGTCGGGTGCAGCGGACGTCCCCGCCGACATAACCCTTCAGTGGTCGGCCGAGGAGACCGGGCAGTACCCCGTGCGCTACATGATATCGCTCGGCAGAGGCAGCCTGCCGGAGGAGCCGGTCGCCCGTGATCTGGAGGAAACGGAGTACGACCCGCAGAACCTCACGCCCGGCGTCACCTACGCCTGGCAGGTGACCGCGACCGACGGGGACATGTACGCCATCCCGGGTGAGGTCTGGACGTTCACCGTCCGGGGCGGCGACTCGCCCGGGCCTGATGCGATCATCGAACCGCCGCAGCAGCCCGACGCTCCGTTCCCGGCGAACGGTGCCACCGGTGTGCCGGTCGATACGGAACTCGCCTGGCACGGCGGGAACTTCGGCCAGTACCCCCTGCTCTACACCGTCACTATCGGAAAAGCACCGACCCCCGGCGAGGAGGTGGTAACCGAAGCGCCGCCGGCGGCATACCGGCCGGAGACGCTTGAGGCGGGAACCACCTACTTCTGGCAGGTGACCGCGACCGACGGCGATATGTACTACATCTCCGGGGAGGTCTGGACGTTTACCACGGCAGCGTCCGACCGGGCTTAA
- a CDS encoding aldolase, with protein sequence MDREFERIGKRLFAEHLVGGSFGNMSVRGDGGFHITRSGSYLDAREMPVFVPDEGVVPKEASSEYRVHREVYRLTGHRAIVHAHPVHAVAISFDTDRIAPIDSEGEMLCPAIPVVGGRPGSDEIATSVAEALAASPVVVVRGHGTFAGGKSLDEAYLYTSVAEYACRILLLSGRFRGSQ encoded by the coding sequence ATGGATCGTGAGTTTGAACGGATCGGAAAGCGTCTCTTTGCAGAGCACCTTGTCGGCGGCAGTTTCGGAAATATGAGCGTCAGGGGCGACGGTGGATTTCATATCACCCGGAGCGGGTCGTACCTGGACGCCCGGGAGATGCCGGTCTTTGTGCCGGACGAGGGCGTCGTGCCGAAGGAGGCCTCGAGCGAATACCGGGTGCACCGGGAGGTCTACCGCCTGACCGGGCACCGCGCCATCGTCCACGCCCATCCGGTGCATGCGGTGGCGATCTCGTTTGATACCGACCGTATCGCCCCGATCGATAGCGAAGGAGAGATGCTCTGCCCTGCAATCCCCGTGGTCGGGGGGAGGCCCGGCAGCGACGAGATAGCAACGAGCGTTGCGGAAGCGCTCGCCGCCTCGCCGGTCGTCGTCGTCAGGGGACACGGGACGTTTGCCGGCGGAAAGTCGCTCGACGAGGCATACCTCTACACCTCCGTTGCAGAGTACGCCTGCCGGATTCTTCTCTTATCGGGGCGGTTTCGGGGGTCGCAGTAA
- the npdG gene encoding NADPH-dependent F420 reductase, whose product MRIGIVGGTGDIGEGMALRLSTAHEVVVGSREAEKAVASCTACEEILTGRGLECSLLGVGNQAAVDAADIIVLALPFKHVAATLGSLRGFEDKIVITPVNPIERSTHFYYAPPPEGSAALMIKGMLPESTTVCAAFNNIAAKKWKILDEVLDYSVAVCCDDEGVKRQVMDLVNGISELKACDAGPLAAASMVESVTPLLLNVGRLNKMRDAGVRFV is encoded by the coding sequence GTGAGGATCGGCATCGTCGGAGGGACCGGGGATATCGGAGAGGGGATGGCGCTCCGCCTCTCCACCGCGCACGAGGTCGTCGTCGGTTCGCGTGAAGCGGAGAAGGCCGTCGCATCCTGCACCGCCTGTGAGGAGATCCTCACCGGGCGGGGGCTCGAGTGCAGCCTCCTCGGTGTGGGCAACCAGGCCGCCGTCGACGCGGCCGATATCATCGTGCTCGCCCTCCCGTTCAAGCACGTCGCCGCCACGCTCGGATCGCTCCGTGGGTTTGAAGACAAGATCGTCATCACCCCCGTTAATCCGATCGAGCGGTCGACCCACTTCTACTATGCGCCGCCGCCGGAAGGCTCCGCCGCCCTGATGATCAAGGGGATGCTCCCGGAGAGCACCACGGTCTGTGCCGCCTTCAACAATATCGCTGCGAAGAAGTGGAAGATCCTCGATGAAGTGCTCGACTACTCCGTCGCCGTCTGCTGTGACGACGAAGGGGTGAAGCGCCAGGTGATGGATCTCGTCAACGGGATCTCGGAACTCAAAGCCTGCGATGCAGGGCCGCTTGCAGCCGCATCCATGGTCGAGAGCGTCACTCCACTGCTGCTCAATGTCGGGCGGCTGAATAAGATGCGGGACGCCGGCGTCCGGTTCGTATAA
- a CDS encoding universal stress protein yields MLKTILVAVDGSEVGKKALDTALALAKALDAEIHAIHVIQAGLYPSLTMNDMEPVAVAQQAVFEMLEREAEYVLADAEKAGAEAGVRITPQKRFGQPGAEIVGLAVELEADLVILGSHGRSRLDTILLGSVSQFVLHNSPVTTMITRA; encoded by the coding sequence ATGTTAAAAACGATACTGGTCGCAGTCGACGGCTCGGAGGTGGGGAAGAAAGCTCTCGATACCGCTCTTGCCCTGGCGAAGGCGCTCGATGCCGAGATCCACGCCATCCACGTCATCCAGGCGGGGCTGTACCCCTCGCTCACCATGAACGATATGGAGCCGGTGGCCGTCGCTCAGCAGGCAGTCTTTGAGATGCTCGAACGCGAGGCGGAGTACGTCCTCGCGGATGCGGAGAAGGCAGGGGCGGAGGCGGGCGTCCGGATCACGCCGCAGAAGCGCTTCGGACAGCCGGGTGCGGAGATCGTCGGTCTCGCCGTCGAACTCGAAGCCGATCTCGTCATTCTCGGCTCGCACGGCAGGAGCAGGCTCGATACGATCCTCCTCGGAAGCGTCAGCCAGTTTGTCCTCCACAACAGCCCCGTCACGACGATGATCACCCGGGCGTAG
- a CDS encoding biotin--[acetyl-CoA-carboxylase] ligase: MKDTALNVLRILEEADGPLSGEIIAERLGITRSAIWKQIRELRKMGYNITSSQTAGYQLTGSTSMLLPHEVHKRLRTKFIGKQMRYFDRTASTTWVGKKLADEGNPEDLHGMVILAEEQTGGVGRLGRSWASPAGGIWCTIVLKPNLPLERLFMITMAGSIAVARAIRKEYDIGALIKWPNDIFIGDKKVAGLLLELSAEADTIHYCLLGIGIDANILLDELSPSLKETVTSLKAETGGDVDRVALLARVLKEFEQRYLLLESEEYETIIREWKSLSLTLDHRVQIKTMRKTFDGEAIDIDDHGALIIRKDNGRIERVIAGDCYQL, from the coding sequence ATGAAGGATACGGCACTCAATGTACTGAGAATTCTCGAAGAAGCGGACGGCCCTCTGTCAGGGGAAATCATCGCCGAACGTCTGGGCATTACGCGTTCGGCGATATGGAAACAGATCAGGGAACTCCGGAAGATGGGTTACAACATCACCTCATCCCAGACGGCAGGATACCAGCTGACGGGTTCGACATCCATGCTGCTTCCCCACGAGGTGCATAAGCGGCTCCGGACGAAGTTCATCGGAAAGCAGATGCGGTACTTCGACCGTACTGCGTCGACGACCTGGGTCGGAAAGAAACTTGCCGACGAGGGCAACCCCGAGGATCTGCACGGCATGGTGATCCTCGCCGAGGAGCAGACCGGCGGCGTCGGACGGCTCGGGAGGTCATGGGCCTCTCCTGCCGGAGGCATCTGGTGCACCATCGTACTAAAACCGAATCTCCCGCTCGAACGGCTCTTCATGATCACCATGGCCGGATCCATCGCGGTCGCCCGCGCCATCAGGAAGGAGTACGACATCGGTGCGCTGATCAAGTGGCCGAACGACATCTTCATCGGCGATAAGAAGGTTGCAGGCCTGCTCCTCGAGCTCTCCGCCGAGGCCGATACCATCCACTACTGCCTCCTCGGGATCGGGATCGACGCCAACATTCTGCTCGACGAACTCTCCCCATCCCTGAAAGAGACCGTCACCTCGCTCAAGGCCGAGACCGGCGGGGACGTCGACCGGGTGGCGCTCCTTGCCCGGGTGCTCAAAGAGTTCGAGCAGCGCTACCTGCTGCTCGAGAGCGAGGAGTACGAGACGATTATCCGCGAGTGGAAGAGCCTCTCGCTCACCCTCGATCACCGGGTGCAGATCAAGACGATGCGCAAGACCTTCGACGGCGAGGCGATCGATATCGACGACCACGGCGCACTCATCATCAGGAAGGATAACGGCAGGATCGAACGCGTTATCGCCGGCGACTGCTACCAGCTCTAA
- a CDS encoding RtcB family protein translates to MIEGVKRAGLFEWEVPIGFVPGMRVPGRFFLSEDLGQTLEAGAVQQLANVATMPGIVGNSLAMPDIHWGYGFPIGGVAAFDMTEGVISPGGVGFDINCGVRLIASPLTGDDLAGTKRELIEEIFKAVPTGVGARSARTLSNKDLTGMMTDGVGWCVEHGFGLPSDLVHCEEQGRMEHADPDAVSAKARQRGLPQAGTLGAGNHFLEIQIAEEILDAPAAAAMGITEGQICFMIHCGSRGLGHQVCTDHLQILEKATKKYGISLPDRQLACAPVESPEGRSYFGAMACAANYAWANRQMITHEVRNVVAKTFGIADEDLPLVYDVAHNVAKYERHTVDGRERELCVHRKGATRAFGPGASDIPPVYEEIGQPVIIPGSMGTSSYLLRGTATAMERSFGSTCHGAGRVLSRTQAKKDITGKALREQLAKEGILVRAHSDSVLAEEAPGAYKPSNEVVRVVDRVGLSTLVARLEPQGVIKG, encoded by the coding sequence ATGATTGAGGGCGTGAAGAGAGCAGGTCTGTTTGAGTGGGAAGTTCCGATCGGTTTTGTCCCGGGCATGCGGGTACCGGGCCGGTTCTTCCTCTCGGAGGACCTCGGCCAGACACTGGAGGCGGGAGCGGTTCAGCAGCTCGCCAATGTTGCCACGATGCCGGGCATTGTCGGAAATTCGCTTGCAATGCCGGATATCCACTGGGGATACGGGTTTCCCATCGGCGGGGTCGCCGCCTTCGACATGACCGAAGGCGTCATCTCGCCCGGAGGGGTCGGGTTCGATATCAACTGCGGCGTCCGGCTCATCGCGTCGCCCCTGACCGGTGACGACCTCGCCGGGACGAAACGGGAGCTTATCGAGGAGATCTTCAAAGCCGTGCCGACGGGCGTCGGCGCCCGCAGCGCACGTACCCTCTCGAACAAGGACCTGACCGGGATGATGACGGACGGCGTGGGCTGGTGCGTCGAGCACGGATTCGGGCTTCCGTCCGACCTCGTACATTGCGAGGAGCAGGGCAGGATGGAGCACGCCGACCCGGATGCCGTCAGTGCAAAAGCACGGCAGCGGGGACTCCCGCAGGCCGGCACGCTCGGGGCGGGCAACCACTTCCTCGAGATCCAGATCGCGGAGGAGATCCTCGACGCTCCGGCGGCGGCGGCGATGGGAATCACGGAGGGGCAGATCTGTTTCATGATCCACTGCGGTTCACGCGGCCTCGGCCACCAGGTCTGCACGGATCACCTCCAGATCCTCGAGAAGGCGACGAAGAAGTACGGGATAAGCCTCCCTGACCGCCAGCTTGCGTGCGCTCCCGTGGAGTCTCCCGAAGGGCGCTCCTACTTTGGTGCGATGGCCTGCGCCGCCAACTACGCCTGGGCGAACCGCCAGATGATCACCCACGAGGTCAGGAACGTCGTCGCAAAGACCTTCGGGATTGCAGATGAAGACCTGCCGCTCGTCTACGACGTCGCACACAACGTCGCCAAGTACGAACGCCATACGGTCGACGGCAGGGAGCGGGAACTCTGTGTCCACCGGAAGGGAGCCACCCGTGCTTTCGGGCCGGGCGCATCCGACATTCCACCGGTATACGAGGAGATCGGCCAGCCGGTCATCATCCCCGGCAGCATGGGAACGAGTTCGTACCTGCTGCGCGGCACCGCGACCGCCATGGAGCGGTCGTTCGGGAGCACCTGTCACGGGGCGGGCAGAGTTCTTTCGCGAACGCAGGCGAAGAAGGATATCACGGGGAAAGCCCTCCGGGAGCAGCTCGCAAAGGAAGGGATACTCGTCCGCGCCCACTCCGACTCGGTGCTCGCCGAAGAGGCGCCCGGCGCCTACAAACCGAGCAACGAGGTCGTCAGGGTGGTCGACAGGGTGGGTCTCTCGACGCTCGTCGCAAGACTCGAACCGCAAGGAGTGATCAAGGGGTGA
- a CDS encoding thioredoxin family protein — MAKPVLMDFFAEWCGPCRQQTPILDQLKERMGDRVEIRKVDVGVDSAETRQYASKYDIQFVPTIVIEKDGELVQKLVGVQDLERLEGILTPLVEQ, encoded by the coding sequence ATGGCAAAACCTGTTTTGATGGACTTTTTTGCAGAATGGTGCGGCCCGTGCCGCCAGCAGACGCCGATCCTCGACCAGCTCAAAGAGAGGATGGGCGATCGCGTAGAGATCCGCAAAGTCGACGTCGGTGTCGACAGCGCCGAGACGCGACAGTATGCCTCGAAGTACGATATCCAGTTCGTTCCGACGATCGTCATCGAGAAAGACGGCGAACTTGTCCAGAAACTCGTAGGGGTTCAGGACCTGGAGAGGCTTGAGGGGATCTTAACGCCGCTGGTGGAGCAGTGA
- a CDS encoding preprotein translocase subunit SecD: MNSDTLGKMVRDWRVALMLVLVVASLVGIYLAPPAFQNGIEGNLQFGLDLEGGSWLQLEFQSVIVGFETDRPLEELIPDLQQQLDTEVFVLEDGQHLEIRKNIPRSALEPAFAASGATLTSYQMGASENTAETVKRILEEKVNSLGTQDARVNILTPTGSDYPQYVRVELAGVDMATAQEIVGKQGKFEIRIQTTANETAHVLFGDSITSVSSPSQNPPGSNYWGVGFTLDEQGAQAFRQAALDYGAVSNPKSHELLMFLDNDTVYSAPLDPELAAQLRSAPVRQLSASTGYGEEGLEEAQALEIHLRAGALPVDVQIVGSGSVPAALGEHFKVMSLIAGLFALAAVGVVVYYRYREPFIVIPMLAVNVAEIIILLGIARYIQQLDLAAIAGLIAVLGTGIDQLVIITDEVVHDGKVPSQNLYMKRYGRALGIIAVAASTMFIAMLPLALMDLSTLRGFAIITILGVVIGVLVTRPAYGKIIMAILSK; this comes from the coding sequence ATGAACAGCGATACACTCGGTAAAATGGTGCGCGACTGGCGCGTTGCACTGATGCTCGTGCTCGTCGTCGCCTCCCTCGTCGGGATCTATCTCGCACCGCCGGCCTTCCAGAACGGCATCGAAGGCAACCTCCAGTTCGGCCTCGACCTTGAGGGAGGCTCCTGGCTGCAGCTCGAGTTCCAGTCGGTGATCGTCGGTTTTGAGACCGATCGCCCGCTCGAAGAACTGATCCCCGACCTCCAGCAGCAACTCGATACCGAGGTATTCGTCCTCGAAGACGGGCAGCACCTCGAGATCCGGAAGAATATCCCCCGTTCTGCGCTCGAACCGGCCTTCGCAGCCTCGGGAGCGACGCTGACGTCGTACCAGATGGGCGCCTCGGAGAATACGGCCGAGACCGTCAAGCGGATCCTCGAAGAGAAGGTCAACAGTCTCGGAACCCAGGACGCCCGGGTGAACATCTTAACGCCGACCGGCAGCGACTATCCGCAGTACGTCCGCGTTGAGCTTGCGGGCGTGGATATGGCCACCGCACAGGAGATCGTCGGGAAACAGGGTAAATTCGAGATCCGCATCCAGACGACGGCGAACGAGACGGCTCACGTTCTCTTCGGCGACTCCATCACCAGTGTCAGCTCGCCGAGCCAGAACCCGCCGGGCAGCAACTACTGGGGTGTCGGGTTCACACTGGACGAGCAGGGAGCCCAGGCGTTCCGTCAGGCGGCGCTGGATTACGGTGCGGTGAGCAACCCGAAGAGCCACGAACTCCTGATGTTCCTCGACAACGATACGGTCTACAGCGCCCCGCTCGACCCCGAACTTGCTGCACAGCTCCGCTCTGCACCTGTCAGGCAGCTCTCCGCCTCGACGGGGTACGGCGAAGAAGGCCTTGAGGAGGCTCAGGCGCTCGAGATCCACCTCCGTGCCGGGGCACTGCCGGTCGACGTGCAGATCGTCGGTTCCGGCTCGGTGCCGGCCGCCCTCGGCGAGCACTTCAAGGTAATGAGCCTCATCGCCGGGCTGTTTGCGCTTGCGGCCGTCGGTGTCGTCGTCTACTACCGTTACCGGGAGCCGTTCATCGTCATTCCGATGCTCGCGGTCAACGTAGCGGAGATCATCATCCTGCTCGGTATCGCCCGGTACATCCAGCAGCTCGATCTTGCCGCGATCGCGGGATTGATTGCGGTGCTCGGAACCGGTATCGACCAGCTCGTCATCATCACCGACGAAGTGGTCCACGACGGGAAGGTTCCCTCGCAGAACCTCTACATGAAGCGATACGGCCGGGCACTCGGGATTATTGCCGTCGCGGCGTCGACGATGTTCATCGCGATGCTCCCGCTGGCGCTGATGGATCTCTCCACCCTGCGCGGATTTGCCATCATCACCATCCTCGGCGTGGTGATCGGCGTGCTGGTCACACGGCCCGCCTACGGGAAGATAATCATGGCAATCCTCTCCAAATAA
- the aglJ gene encoding S-layer glycoprotein N-glycosyltransferase AglJ has product MRIENDEVCIFIPTLNEAPTIEELVTTFQRMGFHHIFVMDGNSTDGTPDIARKAGATVRQQSGKGKGNAIIEALEYIEQPYALMLDGDGTYAPADAEKMLRPLFSGFDHVIGDRLENPGEGALTRLNLIGNRLLNLMFRLAHGRDLRDILSGYRAFSLEAARQMNLTESGFEIETEMAVEAVRNGQQIEVVPIQYLKRPGTETKLNPVQDGFRIFSTIYRLAKMNNPIFYFGIIGLFISILGGITGVYVVYEWFQNIEHLPLTVLTMLLITIGFQIFMFGVISDMILGFHREIMREMELLRPPKPPR; this is encoded by the coding sequence ATGAGAATCGAGAACGATGAGGTCTGCATCTTCATCCCCACGCTGAACGAGGCGCCGACGATAGAAGAGCTCGTCACGACGTTCCAGCGGATGGGTTTTCACCATATCTTCGTCATGGACGGGAACAGCACCGACGGCACTCCCGATATTGCCAGAAAAGCCGGTGCGACCGTCAGACAGCAGTCGGGCAAGGGGAAGGGGAACGCCATCATCGAGGCGCTGGAGTATATCGAACAGCCCTACGCGCTCATGCTCGACGGCGACGGCACCTACGCTCCGGCCGATGCCGAGAAGATGCTCCGGCCGCTCTTCTCCGGATTCGACCACGTCATCGGCGACCGGCTCGAAAACCCCGGGGAGGGGGCGCTCACCCGGCTAAATCTCATCGGCAACCGCCTCCTGAACCTGATGTTCCGGCTCGCGCACGGAAGAGATCTCCGTGACATCCTCTCGGGCTACCGGGCGTTCTCACTCGAGGCCGCCCGCCAGATGAACCTGACCGAGTCGGGTTTCGAGATAGAGACCGAGATGGCGGTCGAGGCGGTGCGGAACGGGCAGCAGATAGAAGTCGTTCCCATCCAGTACCTCAAACGGCCCGGAACCGAGACGAAACTGAATCCCGTTCAGGACGGATTTCGGATATTTTCGACGATATACCGGCTCGCAAAGATGAACAACCCGATCTTCTACTTCGGGATCATAGGGCTTTTCATCTCAATCTTAGGCGGCATAACCGGAGTCTATGTCGTCTACGAATGGTTCCAGAACATCGAGCACCTCCCCCTGACGGTGCTGACGATGCTCCTGATCACGATCGGGTTTCAGATATTCATGTTCGGCGTCATCAGCGACATGATCCTCGGGTTCCACCGGGAGATCATGCGGGAGATGGAGTTACTGCGACCCCCGAAACCGCCCCGATAA